The following proteins are co-located in the Paludibaculum fermentans genome:
- a CDS encoding PDDEXK nuclease domain-containing protein, which yields MTKPPGVAKTGAYQPLFDGIVALLEESRRAAGRAVNSIITSAYWEIGRRIVEEEQSGQRKANYGDQLVEQLAMDLTARFGKGFSRTNVFQMRQFYLSFQEIVQTPSEQSSALTTVQTASGQLPPFPLSWSHYVRLLSVQDLSARRFYEKQALSSGWSVRQLDRQIASQFYERSKAARRNLVARRQPGDDLTPDEQIRDPFVLEFLGLKDEYSEHELEEALIQHLEHFLLELGDDFAFMARQKRLRVGDEWYRVDLLFFHRRLRSLILIDLKLGRFSHADAGQMNLYLNYAREHWILPGENPPVGLVLCSERNDAVAHYALGNLNNQVLAREYKLSLPEEGVLVREISDTRRALQLRAQFKPTVDP from the coding sequence GTGACGAAACCACCGGGAGTCGCGAAGACCGGCGCATACCAGCCCCTGTTCGATGGCATTGTCGCGTTGCTCGAAGAGTCCCGGCGCGCGGCAGGGCGAGCCGTCAACTCCATCATCACCTCGGCCTACTGGGAGATCGGTCGACGCATCGTCGAGGAAGAACAATCCGGGCAACGCAAGGCGAACTACGGCGATCAACTGGTCGAGCAGTTGGCCATGGACCTCACGGCCCGATTCGGAAAGGGTTTTTCGAGAACCAACGTATTTCAGATGCGTCAGTTCTACCTCTCCTTCCAGGAGATTGTCCAGACACCGTCTGAACAATCTTCGGCGCTCACAACCGTCCAGACAGCGTCTGGACAATTGCCGCCGTTTCCGCTCTCCTGGTCCCACTATGTCCGGTTGCTCTCCGTCCAGGATCTATCGGCCAGGCGTTTCTACGAGAAGCAGGCTTTGAGCTCCGGATGGTCCGTTCGCCAGTTGGACCGCCAGATCGCTTCTCAATTCTACGAGCGTTCCAAAGCCGCGCGGCGGAATCTCGTAGCACGAAGGCAGCCGGGCGATGACCTCACACCCGACGAGCAAATCCGGGACCCTTTCGTACTCGAGTTTCTCGGCCTGAAAGACGAATACTCCGAACACGAACTCGAGGAGGCGTTGATCCAGCACCTGGAGCACTTTCTGTTGGAACTCGGAGACGACTTCGCCTTCATGGCCCGTCAGAAGCGTCTGCGGGTGGGCGATGAATGGTACCGGGTGGACTTGCTCTTCTTCCATCGCCGGCTGCGCAGCCTGATCCTCATCGATCTGAAACTCGGCCGCTTCTCCCACGCGGACGCCGGCCAGATGAATCTCTATCTGAACTATGCCCGCGAACACTGGATCCTGCCCGGCGAGAACCCGCCCGTTGGCTTGGTGCTCTGTTCGGAACGGAACGACGCGGTGGCGCACTACGCACTCGGAAACCTGAACAACCAAGTCTTAGCCCGGGAGTATAAGTTGAGCCTGCCAGAGGAGGGAGTCCTGGTGAGAGAAATCTCGGACACCCGCCGTGCCCTGCAGCTTCGAGCCCAATTCAAGCCAACCGTCGACCCATAA